A region of Streptomyces halobius DNA encodes the following proteins:
- a CDS encoding MFS transporter yields MITETAETVDPEIAAPETATPEAADPQTAAPKTATPKATAPSVAPRSRQPRSGSQLLVLALGFVMASLDTGIMNVASHDLRARLGLTMSGLTWVVEGYVLAFAALLLLAGSLAKRFGARRIYLIGLAVFTAASLLGAVAPNGSVLVAARFAQGVGAALFMPSSLSLLMNAFPEPGRRAKVLGIWSAIVSTSVGLAPTIGGLLVGTLGWRSIFLVNLPLGIVGLLLTRRVVAAVPARGTTLGGAGHGLGMLALGSLSYALIEGPDAGWASPWVLGAFAVMVAAAAGFVRRERGTRTPVLPVSLFSDSRFSAANVVGFLFNFAFYGALFVLGLFLQTARGADPVTAGLQMLPAVLVIPFGNVLYARIGPRIGNRTALTASLALSGLGYLVLFFLLSPDLPYGVLAVLLAVTNIGSGVSSPAMTGVLMEAAGREHADIGSATLNANRQIGSLVGIAGMGAVLTGAGGGHQGTAYAFALTAAALAVAAAVGWRGVRGRA; encoded by the coding sequence ATGATCACTGAGACGGCCGAGACCGTCGACCCCGAGATCGCCGCCCCTGAGACGGCCACCCCTGAGGCCGCCGACCCCCAGACGGCCGCGCCCAAGACCGCCACGCCCAAGGCAACCGCGCCGAGTGTCGCGCCCCGCTCCCGGCAACCCCGAAGCGGGTCCCAACTCCTCGTCCTGGCCCTCGGGTTCGTGATGGCGAGCCTGGATACCGGCATCATGAACGTGGCCTCGCACGACCTGCGTGCCCGGCTCGGCCTGACCATGTCCGGTCTGACCTGGGTCGTCGAAGGCTATGTCCTCGCCTTTGCCGCGCTTCTGCTGCTGGCCGGCTCGCTGGCCAAGCGGTTCGGCGCGCGCCGGATCTATCTCATCGGCCTCGCCGTCTTCACCGCCGCGTCCCTGCTGGGCGCCGTCGCACCCAACGGCTCCGTCCTGGTGGCGGCCCGCTTCGCCCAGGGCGTCGGCGCGGCGCTCTTCATGCCCAGTTCGCTGTCCCTGCTGATGAACGCCTTTCCCGAGCCGGGCCGCCGAGCGAAGGTCCTCGGCATCTGGTCGGCGATCGTCTCGACGTCCGTCGGGCTGGCGCCCACCATCGGCGGCCTCCTGGTCGGCACGCTCGGCTGGCGCAGCATCTTCCTGGTCAACCTCCCCCTCGGGATCGTGGGGCTGCTGCTCACCCGGCGGGTCGTCGCGGCGGTTCCGGCCCGTGGCACCACCCTGGGAGGCGCTGGTCACGGGCTGGGGATGCTGGCCCTCGGCTCGCTGAGCTACGCGCTCATCGAGGGGCCCGACGCGGGCTGGGCCTCGCCCTGGGTCCTGGGGGCGTTCGCGGTCATGGTGGCGGCCGCGGCCGGATTCGTGCGGCGCGAACGCGGCACCCGTACGCCGGTCCTGCCGGTCTCGCTCTTCTCGGACAGCCGCTTCTCCGCGGCCAACGTGGTCGGCTTCCTCTTCAACTTCGCCTTCTACGGGGCGCTGTTCGTCCTCGGGCTCTTCCTCCAGACCGCGCGCGGCGCGGACCCGGTGACCGCGGGGCTGCAGATGCTCCCCGCCGTCCTGGTCATCCCGTTCGGCAACGTGCTGTACGCCCGGATCGGGCCGCGCATCGGCAACCGGACGGCCCTCACCGCCTCCTTGGCGCTGTCCGGCCTGGGCTATCTCGTCCTGTTCTTCCTTCTCTCCCCGGACCTGCCCTACGGGGTGCTCGCGGTGCTCCTCGCCGTCACCAACATCGGCAGCGGCGTCAGCTCCCCCGCGATGACCGGTGTCCTGATGGAGGCCGCGGGCCGGGAGCATGCCGACATCGGCAGTGCGACGCTGAACGCCAACCGCCAGATCGGCTCGCTGGTCGGGATCGCCGGGATGGGCGCGGTACTGACCGGCGCGGGCGGCGGCCACCAGGGCACGGCGTACGCCTTCGCGCTGACGGCGGCCGCGCTGGCCGTGGCGGCGGCCGTCGGGTGGCGGGGCGTACGGGGGCGGGCGTGA
- a CDS encoding MarR family winged helix-turn-helix transcriptional regulator: MKPTAAAGCGFREIRGLVTELSRRLDAHQRGRIAELDLTPTQAKALEELGEPKTARELAAVLCCEPPNVTYVVSKLEKQGMVERRPHPQDRRAKQLVLTAAGRELRLDLLRRMGTDSPLDHLSHEERAALRDDLLKALGRGE, encoded by the coding sequence GTGAAGCCGACCGCGGCGGCCGGGTGCGGATTCCGGGAGATCCGGGGGCTCGTCACCGAACTGAGCCGTCGGCTGGACGCCCATCAGCGCGGCCGGATCGCCGAGCTCGATCTGACGCCGACGCAGGCGAAGGCGCTGGAGGAGCTCGGCGAGCCGAAGACGGCGCGGGAGCTGGCCGCGGTGCTGTGCTGCGAGCCGCCGAACGTCACTTATGTCGTGTCCAAGCTGGAGAAACAGGGCATGGTCGAACGCCGGCCGCATCCCCAGGATCGGCGGGCCAAGCAGCTCGTACTGACCGCGGCGGGGCGGGAGTTGCGGCTCGATCTGCTACGGCGGATGGGTACGGATTCGCCGCTGGATCATCTGTCGCACGAGGAGCGGGCGGCGCTGCGCGACGATCTGCTGAAGGCGCTGGGGCGGGGGGAATAG
- a CDS encoding SDR family oxidoreductase: MGTHLITGAGSGIGAAVARRLSERGEDLWLLARDAVRAKELAAEFPGARTIVGDLGNPEKLARAFGHQPLPDRLDSLQHIAGVVELGAVGDLPPKAWQRQLAVNLVAPAEITRLMLPMVRIAKGHVVFVNSGAGLNAHAQWGGYAASKHGLKALADSLRAEEHGNGVRVTSVYPGRTATPMQGTVHQQEGKDYDPSRWIDPESVATTILAAIDLPRDAEINDVTVRPGR, from the coding sequence ATGGGTACGCACTTGATCACGGGCGCAGGGTCGGGCATCGGAGCGGCGGTCGCGCGGCGGCTGTCGGAGCGCGGAGAGGACCTCTGGCTGCTGGCGCGGGACGCGGTCCGGGCGAAGGAGCTGGCCGCGGAGTTCCCCGGCGCCCGCACGATCGTGGGGGATCTCGGCAACCCCGAGAAGCTCGCCCGGGCCTTCGGCCACCAGCCGCTGCCGGACCGTCTCGATTCGCTGCAGCACATCGCGGGCGTCGTGGAGCTGGGGGCGGTCGGCGATCTGCCGCCCAAGGCGTGGCAGCGACAGCTCGCCGTCAACCTCGTCGCGCCCGCCGAGATCACCCGGCTGATGCTGCCGATGGTGCGGATCGCCAAGGGGCATGTGGTCTTCGTCAACTCCGGGGCGGGGCTGAACGCACATGCCCAGTGGGGCGGGTACGCCGCGAGCAAGCACGGGCTGAAGGCGCTGGCCGACTCCCTGCGGGCGGAGGAGCACGGCAACGGCGTACGGGTGACCTCGGTCTACCCGGGCCGTACGGCCACGCCCATGCAGGGAACCGTGCACCAGCAGGAGGGCAAGGACTACGACCCGTCCCGTTGGATCGACCCGGAGTCGGTCGCCACGACCATCCTCGCCGCCATCGATCTGCCGCGGGACGCGGAGATCAACGATGTGACGGTGCGGCCGGGGCGCTGA
- a CDS encoding LOG family protein — MRICVFCSAADLHDRYVTPARRFAQLIGKGGHSLVWGGSDTGLMKVMADGVQEAGGKLIGVSVEFLAHKARAGVDEMVVTKDLAERKAQLLARADAVVIMVGGTGTLDEATEILELRKHGMHTKPVVLLNTAGFYDGLKEQFQRMEAEDFLPLPLTDLVFFAEDGAGAIAHLEAKASVRG; from the coding sequence ATGAGAATTTGCGTCTTCTGTTCCGCCGCCGACCTGCACGACCGTTATGTCACCCCCGCCCGCCGGTTCGCCCAGCTGATCGGCAAGGGCGGCCACTCGCTGGTCTGGGGCGGCTCCGACACCGGGCTGATGAAGGTCATGGCGGACGGTGTGCAGGAGGCCGGCGGGAAGCTGATCGGCGTCTCCGTGGAGTTCCTGGCGCACAAAGCGCGCGCGGGCGTGGATGAGATGGTCGTCACCAAGGACCTCGCCGAGAGGAAGGCGCAGCTGCTGGCGCGCGCGGATGCCGTCGTCATCATGGTCGGCGGCACGGGCACCCTGGACGAGGCCACCGAGATCCTGGAACTGCGCAAGCACGGAATGCACACCAAGCCGGTGGTGCTCCTGAACACCGCTGGTTTCTATGACGGGTTGAAGGAACAGTTCCAGCGAATGGAAGCGGAGGACTTCCTGCCGCTGCCGCTCACGGACCTGGTCTTCTTCGCGGAGGACGGTGCCGGAGCGATCGCCCACCTGGAGGCGAAGGCGAGCGTGCGGGGCTGA
- a CDS encoding LPXTG cell wall anchor domain-containing protein yields the protein MRPLVSAGTLTAAVTAALLLAPSAYATVPGDNGTVKIHDAKTGAELRKNEPHVCTFYLDAFGFDAGQKIDWRIESWAPTAAVKGTTVASGSLSLDGAGHGRTQDQSLADGHYKLFWNFDGEHGRAKHKVFWTDCEGDTQPDGGKPSTSAAPSATSAAPSASSAPAGSVPTSPASSPSSAPSAQGGGDLAETGNGAPVGPLSAGAAALLAAGGYLLFRRRKAQQH from the coding sequence ATGCGCCCGCTTGTTTCCGCAGGCACGCTCACGGCCGCCGTCACCGCGGCCCTGCTGCTCGCCCCCTCCGCTTACGCAACCGTCCCCGGCGACAACGGCACCGTGAAGATCCACGACGCCAAGACCGGCGCGGAGCTCCGTAAGAACGAGCCCCACGTGTGCACCTTCTATCTCGACGCCTTCGGGTTCGACGCCGGCCAGAAGATCGACTGGCGCATCGAGTCCTGGGCCCCGACCGCCGCCGTCAAGGGCACGACCGTGGCGTCCGGTTCGCTGAGCCTCGACGGTGCGGGGCACGGCCGTACGCAGGACCAGTCCCTGGCCGACGGTCACTACAAGCTGTTCTGGAACTTCGACGGTGAGCACGGCCGGGCCAAGCACAAGGTCTTCTGGACCGACTGCGAGGGCGACACCCAGCCGGACGGCGGCAAGCCGTCCACGTCCGCCGCTCCCTCGGCCACGTCCGCCGCTCCTTCGGCGTCCTCCGCCCCCGCGGGCTCCGTCCCGACGTCCCCGGCTTCCTCCCCGTCGTCGGCACCGTCCGCGCAGGGCGGCGGCGATCTAGCCGAGACCGGCAACGGCGCACCCGTCGGCCCGCTGTCCGCCGGGGCCGCCGCGCTCCTCGCGGCCGGCGGCTATCTGCTGTTCCGCCGTCGCAAGGCGCAGCAGCACTGA
- a CDS encoding PIN domain-containing protein encodes MYQRLKAAGTSIDPADALIAATALANDWTVAPRNAKHFARTGAAVVTPWEHSP; translated from the coding sequence GTGTACCAGCGGCTGAAGGCAGCCGGGACAAGCATCGACCCGGCCGACGCACTGATCGCCGCGACCGCCCTGGCGAACGACTGGACCGTGGCGCCCCGGAACGCCAAGCACTTCGCACGCACCGGAGCCGCCGTCGTCACCCCCTGGGAGCACTCCCCCTGA
- the mnmA gene encoding tRNA 2-thiouridine(34) synthase MnmA, whose amino-acid sequence MTDDAPRRLRVLAAMSGGVDSAVAAARAAEAGHDVTGVHLALSENPKSFRTGARGCCTIEDSHDARRAADVIGIPFYVWDLAERFREDVVDDFIAEYEAGRTPNPCLRCNEKIKFAALLDKALALGFDAVCTGHYATVVVREDGTRELHRASDMAKDQSYVLGVLDDRQLAHAMFPLGDTRTTKAEIREEAARRGLFVAKKPDSHDICFIADGDTQGFLAKRLGTAEGDIVDEAGNRLGSHDGAYGFTIGQRKGLRIGTPAPDGKPRYVLDISPVNNTVTVGPAASLDVTALTAIRPRWCGRPPTAGPATYTAQLRAHGGETEVTAELVDGTELRVSFTEPVRGVAPGQAIVLYDGSRVVGSATIATTGRRVRAGA is encoded by the coding sequence ATGACTGACGACGCTCCCCGCCGCCTCCGCGTACTCGCCGCCATGTCCGGCGGCGTCGACTCCGCCGTCGCCGCCGCCCGCGCCGCCGAGGCCGGCCACGACGTGACCGGCGTCCACCTCGCCCTGTCCGAGAACCCGAAATCGTTCCGTACGGGCGCCCGCGGCTGCTGCACGATCGAGGACTCCCACGACGCGCGCCGCGCCGCCGATGTCATCGGCATCCCCTTCTACGTCTGGGACCTGGCCGAACGCTTCCGTGAGGACGTCGTCGACGACTTCATCGCCGAGTACGAGGCCGGCCGCACCCCGAACCCCTGCCTGCGCTGCAACGAGAAGATCAAGTTCGCCGCGCTGCTGGACAAGGCCCTGGCCCTCGGCTTCGACGCCGTCTGCACCGGCCACTACGCGACGGTCGTCGTCCGCGAGGACGGCACCCGCGAGCTGCACCGCGCCTCCGACATGGCCAAGGACCAGTCCTACGTCCTCGGCGTCCTGGACGACCGCCAGCTGGCGCACGCCATGTTCCCGCTCGGCGACACCCGCACCACCAAGGCCGAGATCCGCGAAGAGGCCGCCCGCCGCGGCCTGTTCGTCGCCAAGAAGCCCGACAGCCACGACATCTGCTTCATCGCCGACGGCGACACCCAGGGCTTCCTCGCCAAGCGCCTGGGCACCGCCGAGGGCGACATCGTCGACGAGGCGGGCAACAGGCTCGGCAGCCATGACGGCGCCTACGGCTTCACGATCGGCCAGCGCAAGGGCCTCCGCATCGGCACCCCGGCCCCCGACGGCAAGCCCCGCTACGTCCTGGACATCTCCCCGGTGAACAACACCGTCACGGTCGGCCCGGCCGCCTCCCTCGACGTCACGGCGCTGACCGCCATCAGGCCCCGCTGGTGCGGCCGCCCCCCGACCGCCGGCCCCGCCACCTACACCGCCCAGCTCCGCGCCCACGGCGGCGAGACGGAGGTGACGGCCGAGCTGGTCGACGGCACCGAGCTGCGGGTCTCCTTCACGGAGCCGGTCCGGGGCGTCGCCCCCGGCCAGGCGATCGTCCTCTACGACGGAAGCCGGGTCGTCGGCTCGGCGACGATCGCCACTACGGGGCGACGGGTGCGGGCGGGGGCTTAG
- a CDS encoding N-acetylmuramoyl-L-alanine amidase, whose amino-acid sequence MGKSGRDNGQARSRESGPEGEPESSQGDDQRAAGRARVTRRRALWIGGGVVVVAGTAVALGAREELARWWWRLPGNEKPRKAGAVDYRGAQWVAAAPENWRRADRPADYEIDRVVIHVVQGSYATALKVFRDPEHEAGAHYVIRKDGHVAQLIRELDVAFHTGDRGYNERSVGIEHEGFVDRPESFTDAMYASSARLTAAICRRYGFPADREHVIGHVEVPGTDHTDPGPHWDWGRYLKLVRAELRRLPSPEAADQPRSAVPPGHAPPDTPS is encoded by the coding sequence ATGGGGAAGAGCGGGCGGGACAACGGGCAGGCCAGGAGTCGGGAGAGCGGTCCGGAGGGAGAGCCGGAGAGCAGTCAGGGGGACGATCAGCGGGCGGCGGGCCGCGCGCGGGTCACGCGGCGGCGTGCGCTGTGGATCGGGGGCGGCGTGGTCGTCGTCGCCGGGACGGCCGTGGCGCTGGGCGCGCGGGAGGAGCTCGCGCGCTGGTGGTGGCGGCTGCCCGGCAACGAGAAGCCGCGCAAGGCGGGCGCGGTCGACTACCGGGGCGCGCAGTGGGTGGCGGCGGCCCCGGAGAACTGGCGGCGCGCCGACAGGCCGGCGGACTACGAGATCGACCGGGTGGTCATCCATGTCGTCCAGGGCAGCTACGCGACCGCGCTGAAGGTCTTCCGGGATCCGGAACACGAGGCCGGCGCCCACTACGTCATCCGTAAGGACGGGCATGTCGCGCAGCTGATCCGAGAGCTGGACGTGGCCTTCCACACGGGTGATCGCGGCTACAACGAGCGCAGTGTGGGGATCGAGCACGAGGGGTTCGTGGACCGGCCGGAGTCGTTCACGGACGCCATGTACGCGTCGTCGGCGCGGCTGACGGCGGCGATCTGCCGACGCTACGGCTTTCCCGCGGACCGGGAGCACGTCATCGGGCATGTGGAGGTGCCGGGCACGGATCACACCGACCCCGGGCCGCACTGGGACTGGGGCCGGTATCTCAAGCTCGTACGGGCGGAACTGCGGCGGCTCCCGTCACCGGAGGCAGCGGACCAGCCGCGCTCCGCCGTCCCGCCCGGCCATGCCCCACCGGACACCCCTAGCTGA
- a CDS encoding cysteine desulfurase family protein, with amino-acid sequence MVYLDHAATTPMLPEAVQAMNAQLTVTGNASSLHAAGRRARRAVEEAREALAVSLGARPSEVVFTSGGTEADNLAVKGLYWARRDADPARTRVLASPVEHHAVLDAVEWLAEHEGANVEWLPVDGYGRVHPDALRAALARNPADVAFATVIWANNEIGTIQPVHELSQVAAEFDVPLHSDAVQAVGQLEVDFAASGLAAMTVSGHKIGGPYGIGALLLGREYAPVPVLHGGGQERQVRSGTLDTPAIAAFAAAGRYAVAHREEFARHIGALRDDLIKAVRAAAPDAVLGGDPDPAGRLPANAHFSFPGCEGDSLLLLLDAQGIECSTGSACTAGVAQPSHVLLATGMEPDLARGTLRFSLGHTSTAADVAAVAQAIGPVVERARSAGLS; translated from the coding sequence ATGGTTTACCTCGACCACGCCGCCACCACTCCGATGCTCCCGGAGGCGGTGCAGGCGATGAACGCCCAGCTGACCGTCACCGGCAACGCGTCCTCCCTGCACGCCGCCGGCCGGCGCGCCCGGCGTGCCGTTGAAGAGGCGCGGGAAGCGCTCGCCGTCTCGCTGGGCGCGCGCCCGAGCGAAGTCGTCTTCACCTCAGGCGGCACCGAGGCGGACAATCTCGCGGTCAAGGGCCTGTACTGGGCCCGCAGGGACGCCGACCCGGCGCGCACCCGTGTACTCGCCAGCCCGGTCGAGCACCATGCCGTCCTGGACGCCGTGGAATGGCTCGCCGAGCACGAAGGCGCGAACGTCGAATGGCTGCCGGTCGACGGTTACGGCCGGGTGCACCCCGACGCGCTGCGCGCGGCCCTCGCCCGTAACCCCGCCGATGTCGCGTTCGCCACCGTCATTTGGGCCAACAACGAGATCGGCACGATCCAGCCGGTCCACGAACTCTCCCAGGTGGCCGCGGAGTTCGACGTCCCGCTGCACTCCGACGCGGTGCAGGCGGTCGGCCAGCTGGAGGTCGACTTCGCCGCCTCCGGGCTGGCCGCGATGACGGTTTCCGGCCACAAGATCGGCGGCCCGTACGGCATCGGCGCGCTGCTGCTGGGCCGCGAGTACGCCCCCGTGCCGGTGCTGCACGGCGGAGGCCAGGAGCGGCAGGTGCGCTCCGGCACTCTCGACACCCCCGCCATCGCCGCCTTCGCCGCCGCCGGGCGGTATGCGGTCGCGCACCGTGAGGAGTTCGCCCGCCACATCGGCGCCCTGCGCGACGACCTGATCAAGGCCGTACGCGCCGCGGCCCCCGACGCCGTCCTCGGCGGCGATCCGGATCCCGCGGGCCGGCTGCCGGCCAACGCGCACTTCTCGTTCCCCGGCTGCGAGGGCGACTCCCTGCTCCTGCTGCTGGACGCCCAGGGGATCGAATGCTCCACGGGTTCCGCCTGCACGGCCGGCGTCGCCCAGCCCAGCCACGTCCTGCTGGCCACCGGCATGGAGCCGGATCTGGCGCGCGGCACGCTGCGGTTCTCGCTCGGTCACACCTCCACCGCGGCGGACGTGGCGGCGGTCGCGCAGGCCATCGGCCCGGTGGTGGAACGGGCCCGGAGCGCGGGCCTCAGCTAG